In Styela clava chromosome 6, kaStyClav1.hap1.2, whole genome shotgun sequence, the genomic window TTTCCCAATGTTATTTTCGATTTCAGAGTAAACTACGCTAAGGTTATCCCGTTAAATGTTTGCGATATATGAAAGATTGTTAGGCTTAACTCAGTTTTGTTACTATACTCGCATTTATCCACTTAATTTCATCATTGATTCGGAACAAGCAGCAACACCAGTTTGGAttgattatatataaaaatgtataCAAAATGTCATAATATTACTAAAATCAAGCAATAAGCATTGACTTTTTCATTTAAAGTGCTCAAAATATAGTCAATAGACATAAACcttaaaggtgggttatcaccTAAACATTTTTGTagcaaatttgattctatataatttattaaGATTTTTGGCGTTTACCGTTTGCATAAAATGGACTTCGTTTGCGAGACTCGAATTTTTTAAAGTCGACCCTGCCGAAATCGAACGCAAATTAGTATGTCCGTTGATGACGTAGTGGTGAGAACTCGTCGGCGAAACTTTGCATTAGGTCAAATGCAATTATAGCATTCTGTGCACTCATTCTGAACCGTGTGCTAGTTCTATTGGGCGGTACATTTGGAGGAagcttttgtgatttaaatcattaccaatatcttcaaataatattattgcattgTGAGAAATTACAGTAAACTCAACTAATCGAGGTCAAGACGAACTTGAGTTCTGTGCCGGACCTTTtgctgaaatatattttctagtgAAAAAGCGCATACCAGGCTATTTTTTGTCTCAAATGATCTAGATTTTATAATTAATGTGTGTTTACTCTACTTATCTGATTCTATAACTAgtctttttgttatattttcggTATATATAGACTATCTGACCATACCGGTATATGCGCAAACATTACCGTACCGTATGGAATGTGTAGTTGGTGGTTACAGCAGATTTCACAGCGATGAATCTGTCTCGAAACAGGAAACAAGGATAAAACTATGGATACAATTTTCGCAAGTAACCTTTTCTGATGTCTCTCCATGGAACTAAAAGAAGACCTCTAAGTCGGTGGATCGTTTAAGCCTTAAAATTATGTTGGAATCCATGCAAACTCCTACCCACAGACGAAACAACAATACCTCACGCAgttattcaaatcattttttatttatttttaacattttattacaagttTTCATCATATGTAATTCATTCATGCCAATAAATGTGTTGTCACGAATCTCCATTAGTTGATAGATAACAGCTGGACTGTGTTGTTAATAGCAGTGTGCACTGGAAACAAAGTATACAAATTAAATTGATAGAACTGACATAAAATAAGATTAGGATAATATTACCAGACAGTTTAGTAAGGTTCAACATACAACAGTGTTTTGTTGCATAATAAtgtgaaatgaatataaaaaaactgAACCATTATCGGGATTCTACGTTAATTGGTAGTAGACTATCACTCTTTTGGTAGATGTACAAATTGTCAATTTGTATTTGGTTCCTATTCATACAAAAGTGTGACTGGGTATCATCATGCATTgacttattattttatcaaacagTCGATAAACGAAATAAAGTAGTAAATACTTACTCTAGGATCAGTTCCTCAAAGCCTTCTGACGGGTGGTCAGTACCGGTACGATCATTACATAAAACGCCGTGGCTTGATCCCCTCACATTTAGAACTTCTTATGCAATAGCATTTATGTTTAACAATACATTATTGTTTCAGTCTTTATTAAACTACGCGATGAGAAACTAGATTTAAACGCCAAAAACAGAGGTTGAACACCTTACTCGCCAATGGCGAGGGAGCTAATTTCTGGAATGAGTTCTCACTACTACGTCATCAAAGGCCGTTTTCGAACCTTCCGGGTCGATTTTGGTTGAAgcggtttttaaaaattcataagtaGAAAACTAAGTCCACTTTATGCAAGGGGTAAAcgttaaaaatcttaaaaaaatatatagaatcaaattttccacaaaaatgttcgcgtgataacccacctttaaTGCTTACATCTTTATAAATGACTTTCAACTATTCTACATCATTCACATAGAAGTATATTGGAATTATTTCCACATTCTTTGTTTCCCGTATGCCTAAACTGGACTACACGAATCAGATATGCTCGTATATAGGACGGGATCATTCCTCTTGAAGGCCCTAAGCACTTAGGATTTTGGTACCCCgtgtttaaaaaataataataatgaaactgGTGTCGTgtgttattttgaattgaataagTAAGTTTCAGTATTCACTGCTAATTGAGGGCTAAGTTACGATTAATTTGTATGTTTTTTGGAAACagttctcatatatatatatattaaaaacttACATTGATATATAGAGAGGTGTAACATGATACTTCAGAGCCAGAACATTTTTGCAGCCTGGTCAGTGTCGCGGTTTTAGTAGTCTGGCCAACTCGAATTGTTTCATTAAACACTGGGGCACCATTAAAAATTTGTCTATGGAAATTTCTTTGGTGCCCCTTTTTCTTTGGTGCtttaagcacgtgcttattcTGCTTAATCGTTAATCCCAGCACTGCTCGTATATCATATGTTGAATAGCTCTTACGATGGATAGCTCAACTCTACAATATTTCGGCAAACGTTTATAGGCAGGAAATCGTATGAACAGTAACGCATGGAGGCCGCAGGCGTGATTGATTGGTTCCGTTTGGTAGTTGGAATTGATTTCATACGTCGGAATTCAGATGGCGTGTACGCGAATGAATAACCTTCACAATGTACGTACTATGTTCTGTTTGTCTCTACGCGGTCTCCTTGTTGTTGAGTTAGTGATGAAAGCAAATCGAGTGGCAATGAAAAGATGCCACCAATCAACAAACGCTGTAAAATAGATAGATAGCTTTGCACAATTGCGCTCCATCAGGTAATAAAAAGTACAGGACGATGCGATTGACGTTGCCGTCGTATTTTGGCCATTTTTAAAGATTTTGCGTTCAAATCTAATCTTCGACCAGTTGGTGAGGTTTTCATGCCTCTGGTTTTGGCCATGAGTTTCAGATAGATTTGCGTATGCTTCAGTGACTACACTTGGCACTTTATTGATAATCTATACAGTCTTTGATTCTGGCAAATATTGCAGATATTAGAGATATACTCGCGAGTAGATCAATCAAGATTTTAATAGCAAGCAATTAAGAAACTATACGAGACTGAAGCGATAAATAAACTATTCAATAGGACGTGTGACTgttctaaaataacaaaattgtaagcaccgataaatatagaaaaacatACATGTGGGAAATAAtgtcatattaaaatatttgtgtattttatcacaattaggtttttgttttaattttgtgattctatttaatttcaaaatggaTTCGTGGCTGTTAGAATTTCGAATGGACATGAGCAAAGTGCATGAAAAAGTCGATGAATTTTTGAGTCAAATCGGAAAACTTATAAAACATATAGACATTGGATGCATTCTAGTGTACAGTAATACCGAAAGAAATATTTCTGCCCTCTTCTCGAATAGCAAGGAAGTTAATGTGTTTCTTCAAAGTGCGAAGAATGACCTGTTAACACTGGACATCCATACTACAAGTGTTGACAATTCTTATTTTAGGAATCTAGTAAATGAATTGGATGAAAAAGTCAGAAAACTAGATTTTGCTGAGATTCCAAAAACACCGCCTTATGATAGCCTTCCCGCCATAAAAAGAGGACGAGAATTTTCTCATTACGAGATTGTCCATGGTATTCGTTTAGTTGAACGAGATTTTGACAAGCTTATGTTTGATGAAGTTACTTCGAGGCAACACCTACGTGTTTTACACTCTATCGAATTTGGAAATTGCCTTTATTGTGATAATGATATAACTATGGGTGAATACGACTACGAAAGTTATTCTCATGCCGTATCAGGATTCCGACACGTCGATTACAACGGGAAACGTGTTCTTATATTGGGTGGAGGTGATGCTTGTATTCTTCGTCGAATCAAGGATATGGGCAGCACCATGATAACGGCAGTAGATTATGACCAGCGTTATTATAACGAAGATTATAACGAACTTAACAGTAAATTTTTTGACTCCCATGTTTAGTAGTCAGAAAAACCGATTCTGAACAAAAAATAGGACCCCACCCCGATTCCAATGCAAACAGAAATCTCCAAATTCAATCTGACCACGCATACCTATTCAAGAGactaaataataaattagtgTTGCGTTTTGTTCCAAAGGGCGTTTGACAGTCAGCAAGTTGTCCAATGGGCGCTGTAATGAAAGGTTCGGGAAACTGATTCAGAGTGCCAGGTAAATTAATACTCCCGAGCATAAAATATTATCGGTATATGGATTCGactaaaattttaaacattCTACTACCTCGATTTACTTggattttcttttttcttttaattaCATAAGAAACTGCTTATCTACAAACTACTTTCCAACATATCTATACCTTATATCTCAGCTTCATAAAATACGTTTAAAGGCAACAAAGTTGCTGCAACCACAATGGATTGGCGAGCATGTGATCAATTCTTCATGAAAAAGTTTGTTAATGACAATGTCGTCGGATTGTAAACCTTGgcaatttcaatcaaaaaaaccCAAGCCACATGAAACCCTTTTGAAGCTACGCCAGCTCTTACGGCAAATATAATTATGCAGTTTTAAATAAGTATCAAACATACAAAAACAAACTATTATTCAgtgttttttgttatttaatcaTTTTGACGATCTTATGATATTATATGCGGACAAATTAGAGATATGTAATTGAAGTTCATCGAATGTTTCTGTCATTTTTCTACCATTAACTTCATGTAAAATATGGACCGACTAGACGCCGACAATTAGCCCTACATGCCTACACAGTATCGGTGATACAAAAAATACAGGCAACATTAGCGTTTGAGATACTATAATATGATACTATAGGAATAAATAGATGAATTTTATACAAAAGACTTTCAACAAACGACTCGACAGTCAAATCGAATCTTTTATGTTCGTTGctttttctcaatatttttcCAGATTAGGTAAATAACCCAATTTTCTTGATAAGACGGTATAATTGCAATCTTTTTAGTGAACTGTATCGTGTAATCCAGTTTATTCAGCTCATATTCGTATAGTTTTTGACCTTCGAGTCGGCTCGCCGAAGTTCCGTGGTTAATGTATACTCCGCCATCTTTCACCACTTTCATTGAAAGATTCAAAACTTTCCTAAGAAAATCCCATCTGTCTCCTTCAGACTTTGAAGTTAAAGGAATTGTGGTTATGTCGTTTATGATGATGTCAACTTTTAAATTATTCTTTACAGCTCTCTCAAGATATTCAGCAGCATCTGCTACAATGAATTGATAATTTTCCCCCTCTATGGAATCAAGAACATCATCACAAATTGGTCGAAAATACCTTTTTGTTATGTCTATTACAGCTTGATCATAATCTACGGCTGTTATCATAGATGGACCAAGATCTTTGATTCTGCGCACAATGCATGCATCGCCACCCCCAAGTATGAGCACGGTTTTACCCTCGTAAGCGATTTTATCAAATCCAGATAGGGCGTACGAATAACCTTCGTAATCATATTCGCTAATATTCAGGTCATTGTCACAAAAAAGACAATTTCCGAAAGCAATTGAATGCATAACGCGCAAATGTTGTCTTGATGTAACTTTGTCAAAAACAACTTTATCGAAATCTCGTTCAACCAGTCTCCCACTGGCAGTTTCGTAATAGGAATATTCTCTTCCTCTCTTTAAAGCAGGAAGACTTACAAACCGAGGTGTCTTTGGAACCTCTGCGAACTCCAATTGTCTGATATCTTCATCTAACTGATGCACGCGATCTTTAAAATCAGAATTGCTTAAAAGTGTTGCGTGGATATCCAGAGTGAACAACCCATCATTCGCTTCttgcaataaaattttcaatccgTGACTGTTCATGTAAAGAGCagtaattattttttctttattttcgtaTACTAGATTGCAGTCACGATCCAAAGTTTTTATAAGCTTGCTCACTTTCTTTATAAATGTTTCTGTATTTTTTCGTACCTTGCTAGTGTTCATCCGTAATTCTAAAAGCCACGAATCCATTTTCTACAGAATTCAATGGTataaaataaagacaataactttatatgaaaaactataaatatatttattatatatatcttgaATATATTGAATGCATTTTGTGCAGTACAAATATTAATCACAAAATACAGTAACATAAGCTAGTATAGGCCTGTAGGGTAAAATGATATTTCTGGTTGTTTGATGGCTAGTTCTGATCTGATGAAGACTCTGATTACACCGTTTCCAAAGACatgtatttatataatatatatatttacaaatagacAATTACAAAATGTCCAGTTCAAACCAGGCTGATAGCAAGACAAAATCCGAGTTACATTGCACGCATTCTGAGTTGTAAAAATTATTCCCTCAATCGTTAGTTGTTCTAGCTGCCCATCCCCTTCCTAACAAATGGTTATtcataaaattgttttggtatCCCGATAGGATGACGCTGTAATGCTATTGTAGGCGAATCAACTAATTGTAACTTAATATGCCTAATTgtcgcgttttttttttatctttgtttggttctaattttaattaaacacgTACAACTGTTAACTGAAGCAGTTACATTAACACAATATTATGCTTTAGGCCTACAGCGACACAGATACtcattgtaaaaaatataagtCAGGACAGATCACACTTTATGGATAAAAGTACACTATGTTTTTTTGCCCTATTGGAAGTGCTCTTACTTTGGAGACGATAAACTGCACTAATTTGATTGATTATGAAACACAATCACGGAATCGAACCTCGGAATGTATCAATTTTCCACGACCACGAGCCATGTTATCTGGATACGTGAGAAACCAAACACAAATTAATATACAAGTTATTAACATGTTATTCAGAGGGTCAAAATAACCTAAAAACACTCGTTTTCGACAATAGAAAATGCAGCATTGTCAGTACTAAAATCTTGCGTGATCGGActatcaaaaaataacaaagatTTGAATTCACAAAGTTGAATCTATATAAAACGTTATTCAGCACAATGGCTTCCCGAAATAGCCTTTCGAAGCATTCTATCTAGTGAAAGAGAATAAAGAATTTCTGTTCACCAAATGTTGTAATTCACAGACTCCGTGTTCATTCCATACTTTTATGAAAAATGGTATTCTTGCATATTGTAATTTCTTGTTGTACCCTAATGGTTCATTATAAAGTTGAATATTGGCATCAGTTCTTAATTTCTCATACACGTATACAGGTAGGTACAAAGTGTATCCTAAATTGTTgttatgaaatgaatattttttcgaagCGAGAATTATACCTTAAAATTTCCCTTTCAGTAAACAATGTAATTTCATGTTACGTAAATAATAAAGTTTAATGGTTTTCCAATTGCCCTCTTTTGACTCAATGAGGTGCTACATCCAGTTCTGTTTTTAGATATAATTACACTTTGAACGTATACTAATATCAATTTATTCTCGAGAAAATCAGTGTTTTACATTCAACTCTTTTCTATTTTGAAGTGGAAAGGAAGCGAAATATTAAAATGTTCAtgaatttttacaatttcttgGATATAGTAACCtgtaaaaatgtaaattaataAGTTAAAATAGAGTTAATGATTGGAATACACACACTTTTCCTAGaattgttaaatttctcattcGCTAAGTTTGGATAATGTTTTGTAATTGTTGACGATAACGCAGTCAATAAGTTAAGTTTATATAGTTGTAAGTCTGCGGTAAttgtaatttcaaatttataagttAAATTCATACGTTCAGTTGAGAttgttgaaattattttgttcaattataACACTTTAAGTTCCAAATTCATTGCTTGCGATTTTTCAGCATTTGTTTTGCATCCTAATATATTTCCAAAGACAGTAGCTGTtcaaaataatgtttctatGCTTTTagatcagggtcgtccaacccgtggcccgcgggacacatgtggcccgcagaaatgttccgagtggcccgcgcagTATTTTTCGAAATTAAATAAACTAATCTTGACCCGATTTCTCCCACAATTGACACCTCCCATAAAAATTAAGtaaatcattattaaaaaaattatttctcgttCAAACACGCGAAAGACACGactaaatgaaaattttcgaGACATCGCCTTCAATCTACTTCGGCTGTAGTGAGCACTGATATGGTCGATTTGTCTATTTTAGCTTATCGAATTCGACCTCCCCTTTCAACGAGCCAGGAAAGATATATAGGGCAAGGTGCGTTTCGTGAATTTGGTTTGTTTGTTCCGGCCATCTACATCTCAATATTGGTTCTGCTTATTACGTGTACcaattctgtttattttttctttctCGAAGGACCGCGCATTTGCTCAACGAAATCGAAAGCTATTGTGCGATCCTTGGTCGAGGAAAATTATAGGGATTAATTTGCAACCCAAATATAATtcattatgattattatttttcgtCTGTCTAGGCTTTGGTCGTCTTTATCTGCTGTCAAATAACTAAGATTTAAAATACAATTTGGAGAATGTAAATCGAATTAAAAACGTCAGTTAGGAGAGAATTGTttaaatggaaaataaaatgaaatcgattcagtcgaaaaaaaatgtttgatctGTCACTTTATCTTCGCAAG contains:
- the LOC144424443 gene encoding spermine synthase-like, with protein sequence MDSWLLEFRMDMSKVHEKVDEFLSQIGKLIKHIDIGCILVYSNTERNISALFSNSKEVNVFLQSAKNDLLTLDIHTTSVDNSYFRNLVNELDEKVRKLDFAEIPKTPPYDSLPAIKRGREFSHYEIVHGIRLVERDFDKLMFDEVTSRQHLRVLHSIEFGNCLYCDNDITMGEYDYESYSHAVSGFRHVDYNGKRVLILGGGDACILRRIKDMGSTMITAVDYDQRYYNEDYNELNSKFFDSHV
- the LOC120331244 gene encoding spermine synthase-like, producing the protein MDSWLLELRMNTSKVRKNTETFIKKVSKLIKTLDRDCNLVYENKEKIITALYMNSHGLKILLQEANDGLFTLDIHATLLSNSDFKDRVHQLDEDIRQLEFAEVPKTPRFVSLPALKRGREYSYYETASGRLVERDFDKVVFDKVTSRQHLRVMHSIAFGNCLFCDNDLNISEYDYEGYSYALSGFDKIAYEGKTVLILGGGDACIVRRIKDLGPSMITAVDYDQAVIDITKRYFRPICDDVLDSIEGENYQFIVADAAEYLERAVKNNLKVDIIINDITTIPLTSKSEGDRWDFLRKVLNLSMKVVKDGGVYINHGTSASRLEGQKLYEYELNKLDYTIQFTKKIAIIPSYQENWVIYLIWKNIEKKQRT